One genomic region from Cryptococcus gattii WM276 chromosome C, complete sequence encodes:
- a CDS encoding Hypothetical Protein (Similar to TIGR gene model, INSD accession AAW42471.1), giving the protein MLRRMLLALLVISLALLVSPAQASLFNDPSLSYCKCICFTNSTIIPLYRPENPKKPCLSCTRQFCIDQKLPICKGAEVPELNKDVGTGTEGDVEARCFKRDSPRDRLVATFFLLIVFGLLLYAAIRSRLRKAIATQGRPQDLREWGEALLPTPIQQYSASIWPRRREGEGVSWSGGEMRSPGGYTPVSAGS; this is encoded by the exons ATGCTCCGACGTATGCTCTTGGCCCTGCTTGTCATTTCCCTCGCCCTCTTAGTCTCCCCAGCGCAAGCCTCCCTATTCAATGACCCGAGTCTTTCCTACTGTAAAT GCATATGCTTTACCAATTCCACCATCATCCCACTCTACCGCCCCGAAAACCCCAAGAAACCTTGTCTATCCTGTACCCGTCAATTCTGTATCGACCAGAAGCTCCCTATATGTAAAGGCGCAGAAGTACCGGAACTGAATAAAGATGTCGGTACAGGTACTGAAGGGGATGTTGAAGCTAGGTGTTTCA AGCGTGATTCGCCAAGAGACAGGCTGGTGGCCActtttttccttctcatAGTTTTTGGGCTTCTTTTATATGCTGCAATACGCTCCAG GTTAAGGAAAGCTATAGCCACACAAGGACGACCACAAGATCTTCGAGAATGGGGCGAAGCCTTGTTGCCAACTCCGATTCAGCAGTATTCCGCTTCGATTTGGCCTAGAAGAcgagaaggagaaggagttTCATGGTCTGGAGGCGAGATGCGAAGCCCAGGGGGCTATACGCCAGTTAGCGCTGGCAGCTAG